In a genomic window of Glycine max cultivar Williams 82 chromosome 13, Glycine_max_v4.0, whole genome shotgun sequence:
- the LOC100801367 gene encoding tRNA pseudouridine synthase A 1, translated as MSHAVAVGALAVPSPTPIPFLNSTAPVELEHGHGHGVKLIQDGYKWRIVLAYDGTQYAGWQYQESPPTVQCTVEKALTQATKLQRKDLCLVGASRTDAGVHAWGQVAHFFTPFNYDNLEQLHAALNGLLPTDIRIREISPASAEFHARFSAKSKIYHYKIYNDAIMDPFQRHFAYHSVYKLNSAVMREAATYFVGKHDFSAFANASHNDRVPDPVKHVFRFDLKEMGALLQLEVEGSGFLYRQVRNMVALLLQIGREAIPPDIVPHILASRDRKELAKYSLPAPPHGLCLVSINYNESHLLPPPESPPANSFGRHQTIRKCKVPFFL; from the exons ATGAGTCATGCAGTAGCAGTAGGAGCACTTGCTGTTCCATCTCCAACTCCCATCCCTTTT TTGAATTCCACTGCTCCAGTGGAATTGGAACATGGTCATGGTCATGGGGTGAAGCTCATTCAAGATGGGTATAAGTGGCGCATCGTTTTGGCTTACGATGGAACCCAATACGCAG GCTGGCAATATCAGGAGTCTCCCCCTACTGTACAATGCACCGTGGAGAAAGCTTTAACTCAGGCAACAAAGCTTCAAAGGAAGGATCTCTGTTTGGTTGGTGCAAGCAGGACCGATGCAGGAGTCCATGCTTGGGGTCAG GTTGCTCATTTTTTTACACCTTTTAACTATGACAACTTGGAACAACTTCATGCAGCTTTGAACGGTCTTCTTCCTACTGATATCCGAATTAGAGAGATCAGCCCTGCATCAGCTGAATTCCATGCTCGATTTTCTGCCAAAAGTAAGATTTACCATTACAAGATATACAATGATGCCATCATGGATCCATTCCAACGGCACTTTGCTTACCATAGTGTGTATAAACTCAATAGCGCTGTTATGAGAGAAGCTGCAACATATTTTGTTGGCAAGCATGATTTCTCTGCCTTTGCCAATGCATCCCACAATGATCGGGTACCAGATCCAGTGAAGCATGTATTCCGATTCGATTTGAAAGAAATG GGAGCTCTTTTGCAACTAGAAGTTGAAGGCTCAGGTTTTTTATATAGGCAAGTCCGAAACATG GTGGCTTTGTTGCTTCAGATTGGTAGGGAAGCTATCCCTCCTGACATTGTACCACATATTCTGGCGAGTCGAGATCGCAAAGAGCTTGCAAAATACTCCTTGCCTGCCCCTCCACATGGTCTTTGTCTTGTTTCTATCAACTATAATGAAAGTCACCTATTGCCTCCGCCGGAGTCCCCCCCTGCAAACAGTTTTGGTAGACATCAGACCATAAGGAAATGCAAGGTTCCATTCTTTTTGTAA
- the LOC100776940 gene encoding uncharacterized protein isoform X1, protein MATRKVIAICQSGGEFVTDKDGSLSYSGGDAYAIDIDQQTSLSDFKSEIAEMFNCNVSTMIIKYFLPGNKKTLITVSKDKDLQRMVNFLGDANTVDVFVMSEEGAARNNNSNMPGSRSSRTTVSEAAVPVVAPMNVIVDAVQCMDQVEVVDVANEVPARSICSGGNDDNHRKAAQQWENTITGVDQRFNSFSEFREALHKYSIAHGFAYKYKKNDSHRVTVKCKSQGCPWRVYASKLSTTQLICIKKMHCNHTCEGSVVKAGYRATRGWVGSIIKEKLKDSPNYKPKDIADDIKREYGIQLNYSQAWRAKEIAREQLQGSYKEAYTQLPLFCEKIKETNPGSFATFTTKEDSSFHRLFVAFHASISGFQLGCRPLIFLDRTPLNSKYQGELLAAISVDGNDGIFPVAFAVVDTETEDNWHWFLQELKLATSTSEQITFVADFQNGLKKSLSDVFEKCYHSYCLRHLAEKLNKDLKGQFSHEARRFMVNDFYAAAYAPKLETFERSIENIKGISPEAYDWVIQSEPEHWANAFFNGARYNLLSSNFGQQFYSWVSEAHELPITQMIDALRGKMMETIYTRQVESNQWMTKLTPSKEELLQKERLVAHSLQVLFSQGSTFEVRGESVDIVDIDNWDCSCKGWQLTGVPCCHAIAVFECVGRSPYDYCSRYFTVENYRLTYAESIHPVPNVDKPPVQGESTALVMVIPPPTKRPPGRPKMKQVESIDIIKRQLQCSKCKGLGHNRKTCKLS, encoded by the exons ATGGCTACGAGGAAAGTTATAGCTATATGTCAATCAGGAGGTGAGTTTGTAACTGATAAGGATGGATCATTGTCATACAGTGGGGGAGATGCCTATGCAATAGACATTGATCAGCAGACAAGTTTGAGTGATTTTAAGTCGGAGATAGCAGAAATGTTCAACTGCAATGTAAGTACGATGATTATCAAGTACTTCCTTCCTGGCAACAAGAAAACACTTATTACAGTGTCAAAAGACAAGGATTTGCAACGCATGGTCAATTTCCTCGGGGATGCTAACACGGTTGAtgtgtttgttatgtcagaggaaGGAGCTGCTCGAAATAACAATTCCAACATGCCTGGTAGTAG GTCAAGCAGGACAACTGTGTCAGAAGCCGCTGTACCTGTTGTTGCTCCTATGAATGTCATTGTTGATGCTGTCCAATGCATGGATCAGGTAGAGGTAGTAGATGTAGCTAATGAAGTCCCTGCACGTTCTATTTGTTCTGGGGGCAATGATGACAATCATCGTAAAGCTGCACAGCAGTGGGAAAATACCATCACGGGTGTGGACCAAAGGTTCAATAGTTTTAGTGAATTTCGAGAAGCTTTGCATAAATACTCTATTGCTCATGGGTTTGCttacaaatataagaaaaatgataGTCATCGTGTCACTGTCAAATGTAAATCTCAAGGCTGTCCTTGGAGAGTATATGCATCAAAGTTGTCAACCACTCAGTTGATTTGCATTAAGAAAATGCACTGCAATCATACTTGTGAAGGATCTGTCGTTAAAGCTGGATACCGAGCAACTAGGGGTTGGGTGGGAAGTATTATAAAAGAGAAGTTGAAAGATTCACCCAATTACAAGCCAAAGGATATTGCTGATGACATAAAACGGGAGTATGGGATTCAGTTAAATTATTCTCAAGCATGGCGTGCAAAAGAAATTGCTAGAGAGCAGCTTCAAGGCTCCTACAAAGAGGCATATACTCAGTTACCATTGTTCTgtgagaagataaaagaaaccAATCCAGGGAGTTTTGCAACATTCACAACTAAAGAGGACTCAAGTTTCCATCGTCTCTTTGTAGCATTTCATGCCTCAATATCTGGTTTCCAGCTTGGCTGTCGCCCTCTCATTTTCCTTGACAGAACTCCTTTAAACTCAAAGTACCAAGGGGAGTTATTGGCTGCAATTTCTGTGGATGGAAATGATGGCATTTTTCCTGTAGCCTTTGCAGTTGTAGACACCGAGACTGAAGACAACTGGCACTGGTTTCTGCAGGAACTGAAATTAGCGACATCAACATCTGAGCAGATCACATTTGTTGCAGATTTTCAGAATggcttaaaaaaatcattgtcgGATGTATTTGAAAAATGCTACCACAGCTATTGTTTACGCCACCTTGCTGAGAAATTGAACAAGGACTTGAAGGGACAATTTTCTCATGAGGCCAGACGTTTCATGGTTAATGATTTTTATGCTGCTGCTTATGCGCCCAAATTGGAGACTTTTGAACGTAGTATTGAGAATATTAAAGGTATTTCTCCTGAAGCCTATGATTGGGTCATACAAAGTGAGCCAGAACACTGGGCAAATGCATTCTTTAATGGAGCAAGGTACAATCTTCTTTCATCAAATTTTGGACAGCAATTCTACAGTTGGGTGTCAGAGGCACATGAATTGCCAATTACTCAAATGATTGATGCATTACGAGGTAAGATGATGGAAACAATTTATACACGACAGGTAGAATCTAATCAATGGATGACAAAGTTGACACCATCCAAGGAGGAATTGCTCCAAAAGGAAAGATTAGTTGCTCATTCACTTCAAGTATTGTTCTCACAAGGTAGCACATTTGAGGTCCGTGGAGAATCTGTGGATATTGTCGATATTGATAATTGGGATTGTAGCTGCAAGGGATGGCAACTTACTGGTGTGCCCTGTTGTCATGCCATTGCTGTCTTTGAATGTGTTGGTAGGAGCCCATATGATTATTGTTCGAGATACTTCACAGTTGAGAATTATCGATTAACATATGCAGAATCTATTCACCCTGTACCAAATGTTGACAAACCACCAGTCCAAGGTGAATCTACTGCTTTAGTTATGGTAATCCCTCCACCAACTAAGCGCCCTCCAGGTCGGCCAAAAATGAAGCAAGTTGAATCAATAGACATAATTAAACGTCAGCTTCAGTGCAGTAAGTGCAAGGGACTTGGCCACAATAGGAAGACATGCAAACTTTCATAG
- the LOC100776940 gene encoding uncharacterized protein isoform X2, protein MPGSRSSRTTVSEAAVPVVAPMNVIVDAVQCMDQVEVVDVANEVPARSICSGGNDDNHRKAAQQWENTITGVDQRFNSFSEFREALHKYSIAHGFAYKYKKNDSHRVTVKCKSQGCPWRVYASKLSTTQLICIKKMHCNHTCEGSVVKAGYRATRGWVGSIIKEKLKDSPNYKPKDIADDIKREYGIQLNYSQAWRAKEIAREQLQGSYKEAYTQLPLFCEKIKETNPGSFATFTTKEDSSFHRLFVAFHASISGFQLGCRPLIFLDRTPLNSKYQGELLAAISVDGNDGIFPVAFAVVDTETEDNWHWFLQELKLATSTSEQITFVADFQNGLKKSLSDVFEKCYHSYCLRHLAEKLNKDLKGQFSHEARRFMVNDFYAAAYAPKLETFERSIENIKGISPEAYDWVIQSEPEHWANAFFNGARYNLLSSNFGQQFYSWVSEAHELPITQMIDALRGKMMETIYTRQVESNQWMTKLTPSKEELLQKERLVAHSLQVLFSQGSTFEVRGESVDIVDIDNWDCSCKGWQLTGVPCCHAIAVFECVGRSPYDYCSRYFTVENYRLTYAESIHPVPNVDKPPVQGESTALVMVIPPPTKRPPGRPKMKQVESIDIIKRQLQCSKCKGLGHNRKTCKLS, encoded by the exons ATGCCTGGTAGTAG GTCAAGCAGGACAACTGTGTCAGAAGCCGCTGTACCTGTTGTTGCTCCTATGAATGTCATTGTTGATGCTGTCCAATGCATGGATCAGGTAGAGGTAGTAGATGTAGCTAATGAAGTCCCTGCACGTTCTATTTGTTCTGGGGGCAATGATGACAATCATCGTAAAGCTGCACAGCAGTGGGAAAATACCATCACGGGTGTGGACCAAAGGTTCAATAGTTTTAGTGAATTTCGAGAAGCTTTGCATAAATACTCTATTGCTCATGGGTTTGCttacaaatataagaaaaatgataGTCATCGTGTCACTGTCAAATGTAAATCTCAAGGCTGTCCTTGGAGAGTATATGCATCAAAGTTGTCAACCACTCAGTTGATTTGCATTAAGAAAATGCACTGCAATCATACTTGTGAAGGATCTGTCGTTAAAGCTGGATACCGAGCAACTAGGGGTTGGGTGGGAAGTATTATAAAAGAGAAGTTGAAAGATTCACCCAATTACAAGCCAAAGGATATTGCTGATGACATAAAACGGGAGTATGGGATTCAGTTAAATTATTCTCAAGCATGGCGTGCAAAAGAAATTGCTAGAGAGCAGCTTCAAGGCTCCTACAAAGAGGCATATACTCAGTTACCATTGTTCTgtgagaagataaaagaaaccAATCCAGGGAGTTTTGCAACATTCACAACTAAAGAGGACTCAAGTTTCCATCGTCTCTTTGTAGCATTTCATGCCTCAATATCTGGTTTCCAGCTTGGCTGTCGCCCTCTCATTTTCCTTGACAGAACTCCTTTAAACTCAAAGTACCAAGGGGAGTTATTGGCTGCAATTTCTGTGGATGGAAATGATGGCATTTTTCCTGTAGCCTTTGCAGTTGTAGACACCGAGACTGAAGACAACTGGCACTGGTTTCTGCAGGAACTGAAATTAGCGACATCAACATCTGAGCAGATCACATTTGTTGCAGATTTTCAGAATggcttaaaaaaatcattgtcgGATGTATTTGAAAAATGCTACCACAGCTATTGTTTACGCCACCTTGCTGAGAAATTGAACAAGGACTTGAAGGGACAATTTTCTCATGAGGCCAGACGTTTCATGGTTAATGATTTTTATGCTGCTGCTTATGCGCCCAAATTGGAGACTTTTGAACGTAGTATTGAGAATATTAAAGGTATTTCTCCTGAAGCCTATGATTGGGTCATACAAAGTGAGCCAGAACACTGGGCAAATGCATTCTTTAATGGAGCAAGGTACAATCTTCTTTCATCAAATTTTGGACAGCAATTCTACAGTTGGGTGTCAGAGGCACATGAATTGCCAATTACTCAAATGATTGATGCATTACGAGGTAAGATGATGGAAACAATTTATACACGACAGGTAGAATCTAATCAATGGATGACAAAGTTGACACCATCCAAGGAGGAATTGCTCCAAAAGGAAAGATTAGTTGCTCATTCACTTCAAGTATTGTTCTCACAAGGTAGCACATTTGAGGTCCGTGGAGAATCTGTGGATATTGTCGATATTGATAATTGGGATTGTAGCTGCAAGGGATGGCAACTTACTGGTGTGCCCTGTTGTCATGCCATTGCTGTCTTTGAATGTGTTGGTAGGAGCCCATATGATTATTGTTCGAGATACTTCACAGTTGAGAATTATCGATTAACATATGCAGAATCTATTCACCCTGTACCAAATGTTGACAAACCACCAGTCCAAGGTGAATCTACTGCTTTAGTTATGGTAATCCCTCCACCAACTAAGCGCCCTCCAGGTCGGCCAAAAATGAAGCAAGTTGAATCAATAGACATAATTAAACGTCAGCTTCAGTGCAGTAAGTGCAAGGGACTTGGCCACAATAGGAAGACATGCAAACTTTCATAG